One genomic region from Paramicrobacterium agarici encodes:
- a CDS encoding LUD domain-containing protein, with product MAEFHVTSDFARSASREQIERAAAALTRHGFTVEILRDSAEARVRVRELVPEGDSVLTASSETLRVSGIDEDVNDSGRYRSVRRQVQSMDRGADADGIRRLVASPDVVLGSVAAVTEAGSLIAASASGSQLPAYAGGARAIWVVGAQKVVADMNAAIHRLEEHALPREDERAREAYGRPSAVNFMLTINADPRPGRATVLLLEEVIGF from the coding sequence GTGGCCGAGTTTCACGTGACTTCAGACTTCGCACGCTCGGCATCTCGCGAGCAGATCGAACGGGCGGCCGCAGCGCTCACCCGGCACGGCTTCACGGTTGAGATCCTTCGCGACAGCGCCGAAGCGCGCGTCCGAGTGCGCGAGCTGGTGCCCGAAGGCGACAGTGTGCTGACCGCATCGAGTGAGACGCTGCGCGTCTCCGGAATCGACGAGGACGTCAACGATAGCGGGCGATACCGGTCGGTTCGACGACAGGTACAGTCGATGGACCGGGGCGCGGATGCCGACGGCATCCGACGTCTCGTGGCTAGTCCCGATGTCGTTCTCGGAAGTGTCGCCGCCGTCACGGAAGCGGGATCGCTCATCGCCGCCTCCGCCAGCGGAAGCCAGCTCCCCGCGTACGCCGGCGGCGCGCGCGCGATCTGGGTCGTCGGCGCACAGAAAGTCGTCGCGGATATGAATGCTGCGATCCATCGCCTTGAGGAACACGCTCTTCCACGGGAGGATGAGCGAGCCCGGGAGGCATACGGCCGGCCCAGCGCTGTGAACTTCATGCTCACGATCAACGCGGATCCTCGCCCTGGGCGTGCCACAGTGCTGCTTCTCGAAGAGGTGATCGGATTCTGA
- a CDS encoding TetR/AcrR family transcriptional regulator has translation MADESKVGLRERKKLELRKALSDAALDLMFELGLENVVREHIAERAGVSLRTFSNYFATKYDALAYRVGFRLRRSAELLRGRPADEPLWAAICEAILEPMVQDGAPYGQPTRERLNEVQKLNQAPEMQAALARTATDDLASAVAERTGTDPASDLYPRLVAQIALSTLTVVTNHYPMIEPGTTLPSALRRVFAELGDGLPAPTSASPRPHLIGLLS, from the coding sequence ATGGCTGATGAATCCAAGGTAGGGCTACGCGAGCGCAAGAAGCTCGAGTTACGTAAGGCACTGAGTGATGCTGCCCTCGATCTCATGTTCGAGCTTGGTCTTGAGAATGTCGTGCGCGAGCACATCGCTGAACGCGCCGGCGTCTCGCTCCGGACCTTCAGCAACTACTTCGCGACCAAGTACGACGCGTTGGCCTATCGGGTGGGCTTCCGTCTTCGACGCAGTGCTGAGCTTCTGCGTGGCCGACCCGCCGATGAGCCACTGTGGGCGGCGATCTGCGAAGCGATCCTGGAGCCGATGGTCCAGGACGGAGCCCCGTACGGCCAACCGACACGTGAGCGCCTCAATGAAGTCCAGAAGCTCAATCAGGCGCCGGAGATGCAGGCCGCTCTCGCACGGACGGCGACCGACGACCTGGCCAGCGCGGTAGCGGAACGCACAGGCACAGACCCGGCATCCGACCTCTACCCGCGTCTCGTGGCTCAGATCGCCCTCAGCACGTTGACGGTCGTTACAAACCATTACCCCATGATCGAGCCCGGAACGACGTTGCCCAGCGCCCTCCGGCGCGTCTTCGCGGAGCTCGGCGACGGGCTTCCTGCTCCGACGTCCGCTTCTCCCAGACCTCACCTGATTGGACTGCTCTCATGA